The following proteins are encoded in a genomic region of Dyadobacter sp. UC 10:
- the thiM gene encoding hydroxyethylthiazole kinase, translating to MDFHLEQNLVNLRNTTPLVHNITNFVVMNYTANALLAAGASPVMAHAVEEVEEMVSISGALVINIGTLSPPWVAGMKAAMKKAGELRKPIVLDPVGAGATSYRNNTLTELLDVASPAIIRGNASEILALAGANVQTKGVDSTASSDLSLEAAWALSKKFDCAVSVSGAVDVIVKGNQTAYVSNGVALMTKVTGMGCSATAIAGAFAATVADPFEAAVSAAVMMGVCGELAYRNAKSPGSFQVAFLDCLSDITPAHLAELSKIKVS from the coding sequence ATGGATTTTCATTTAGAACAAAACCTTGTTAACCTCAGAAATACCACACCGCTGGTGCACAACATTACCAATTTTGTGGTGATGAACTACACGGCCAATGCATTGTTAGCTGCGGGAGCGTCGCCTGTAATGGCACATGCGGTGGAAGAAGTGGAAGAAATGGTGTCGATTTCAGGGGCTTTGGTCATTAATATCGGCACCCTCTCTCCGCCCTGGGTTGCCGGCATGAAAGCAGCTATGAAAAAGGCCGGCGAGTTGAGGAAACCCATCGTGCTCGACCCGGTAGGCGCCGGCGCGACCAGTTACCGGAATAATACTTTGACGGAACTTTTAGACGTAGCTTCCCCGGCGATCATTCGCGGAAATGCATCGGAAATATTGGCATTGGCCGGTGCTAATGTGCAGACAAAAGGTGTTGACAGTACCGCCAGCTCAGATCTGAGCCTGGAAGCGGCCTGGGCATTGAGTAAGAAATTTGACTGCGCAGTGAGTGTAAGCGGCGCAGTGGACGTAATCGTAAAAGGGAATCAAACCGCCTATGTTTCAAACGGCGTGGCTTTGATGACGAAAGTGACCGGAATGGGCTGCTCGGCGACTGCGATTGCGGGCGCGTTTGCCGCTACGGTCGCAGATCCTTTCGAAGCGGCCGTATCGGCAGCGGTAATGATGGGCGTTTGTGGTGAGCTGGCATACCGGAATGCCAAATCTCCCGGCTCGTTTCAGGTTGCATTTCTGGATTGCTTGTCTGATATTACGCCGGCACACCTGGCCGAACTTTCCAAAATCAAAGTATCCTGA
- the hxpB gene encoding hexitol phosphatase HxpB — protein sequence MIKAAIFDMDGLLIDSEPMWHQAAHEVMQKVNFKLTEELKLQTTGLSIKLFLDFCHKIQPWNTPSFEELEKEILEKAHTLILNNAIAMPGAIELLKTLKAEGLKLAVASASHMELIEGVLERLGITDFFDTWHSGELEEFTKPHPAVYLTTAKKLGVKPEECIAFEDSHAGLRSAHAAGMVTISVPAAEVFKDPKFDMAHYKISSLEKYILGEMSGVPQSVVEE from the coding sequence ATGATCAAGGCAGCAATATTTGATATGGACGGGTTGCTTATCGACTCGGAACCGATGTGGCACCAGGCGGCGCATGAAGTAATGCAGAAAGTTAATTTTAAATTGACCGAAGAATTGAAACTGCAGACAACGGGATTGTCAATCAAGCTCTTCCTTGATTTTTGTCATAAAATCCAACCCTGGAACACCCCGAGTTTTGAAGAGCTTGAAAAAGAGATCCTGGAAAAAGCACATACCCTGATCCTGAACAACGCCATAGCAATGCCCGGTGCGATAGAGTTGCTCAAAACACTGAAAGCGGAGGGCTTGAAACTGGCAGTAGCTTCGGCTTCCCACATGGAGCTGATCGAAGGTGTGCTGGAAAGGCTGGGAATCACCGATTTCTTCGATACCTGGCATTCTGGGGAACTGGAAGAATTCACCAAGCCTCATCCCGCAGTGTATTTGACAACCGCCAAAAAACTGGGCGTGAAACCGGAAGAATGCATTGCATTTGAAGATTCCCACGCCGGATTACGGTCGGCGCACGCGGCTGGAATGGTCACGATTTCGGTACCTGCGGCCGAAGTTTTCAAGGATCCGAAATTTGATATGGCGCATTACAAAATCAGCTCGCTGGAAAAATATATATTGGGCGAAATGTCGGGGGTACCTCAGAGTGTGGTGGAGGAGTGA
- a CDS encoding sensor histidine kinase: MIGLRHFSIMIMIRIAIIILSVIALAWLAARHTNEMLVYVLGTIFIFVQASLLYQYVTNVNRKLTYFLESVRYSDFTINFRSDNKMGRTFKELNQQFNEVLHAFRQARAEKEANLQYLNTIVQHIGTGLITFDSTGQVNLINNAALRMLGIYRLHQLIELKDKHPRLYELLSNLNSGVRELYRTPSDQPLALQGAAIQLRGMWVRIVVLQNIQTELQQQEVESWQNLTRVLRHEIMNSMTPIVSLVGTMRLIVNEDIEKSTSDQEAVNDLKEALSTLEKRSKGMMQFVNAYRDFTTLPKPVIANNNVSELLHEVLQLLQTDLVRSGVLWKLSVKPETLIVKADASQIQQVLINLVKNASESFSNQTNRLITLSAYQTDNTVMIEVADNGDGIEPEAIENIFIPFYTTKKTGSGIGLSLSRQILQQHNGQLNVTSEVGKGTVFTLIF, translated from the coding sequence ATGATCGGACTCCGGCATTTCAGTATTATGATCATGATCAGGATCGCAATTATTATCCTGAGTGTGATCGCATTGGCATGGCTTGCGGCCAGACATACCAATGAAATGCTTGTTTACGTGCTTGGAACGATCTTTATTTTCGTCCAGGCTTCGCTGCTATATCAGTATGTTACGAATGTCAACCGCAAGCTGACCTACTTTCTGGAATCCGTCCGGTACTCCGATTTTACGATCAACTTCCGGTCTGACAATAAAATGGGGCGGACGTTCAAGGAGCTGAACCAGCAATTCAATGAAGTTTTGCATGCATTCCGGCAGGCCAGGGCTGAGAAAGAAGCCAACCTGCAATATCTGAATACGATCGTACAGCATATCGGCACGGGACTCATCACATTCGACAGTACCGGGCAGGTGAATCTGATCAATAATGCAGCTTTAAGAATGCTGGGTATCTACCGGCTACACCAACTGATCGAACTAAAAGACAAGCACCCAAGACTATACGAGCTGCTTTCCAACCTGAACAGCGGCGTGAGAGAGCTATACCGTACCCCTTCCGACCAGCCGCTTGCATTGCAGGGAGCAGCGATCCAGCTGCGGGGCATGTGGGTGCGGATCGTGGTTCTGCAGAATATTCAAACCGAGCTTCAGCAGCAGGAAGTAGAATCCTGGCAGAACCTGACGCGCGTTTTGCGGCACGAGATCATGAATTCCATGACACCGATCGTTTCCCTGGTAGGTACCATGCGGCTCATTGTGAATGAGGACATCGAAAAATCCACGAGTGACCAGGAGGCTGTGAATGATCTCAAAGAGGCATTATCGACCCTCGAAAAAAGGAGTAAAGGGATGATGCAGTTTGTGAATGCATACCGCGATTTTACGACATTGCCCAAGCCCGTAATTGCTAACAACAATGTCTCCGAGCTTTTGCACGAAGTATTGCAGCTGCTGCAAACCGATCTTGTCAGGTCGGGTGTATTGTGGAAGTTGTCGGTCAAACCGGAAACGCTGATTGTGAAAGCCGACGCCAGTCAAATTCAGCAGGTACTGATCAACTTAGTCAAAAATGCGTCGGAATCGTTCTCCAACCAGACCAACCGGCTTATTACCCTATCAGCATACCAAACGGACAACACGGTGATGATCGAGGTAGCCGACAATGGTGACGGCATTGAACCTGAGGCAATTGAAAATATTTTTATCCCGTTTTATACGACTAAAAAAACGGGTTCGGGTATCGGATTAAGTCTTTCCCGCCAGATCCTGCAGCAACATAACGGCCAGCTGAATGTAACTTCCGAAGTTGGAAAAGGGACTGTTTTTACGTTGATTTTTTAA
- a CDS encoding amino acid permease, whose product MKQNSSLFRKKTVEQILKDAHSGEHGGLAKILGVRDLVSLGIAAIVGAGIFSTIGLASYNGGPAVSLLFIFTAIACVFTALSYAQFASTVPVSGSAYTYAYVAFGELFAWIIGWALILEYAVSNMVVAISWSEYFVSMLKGFGITLPGWLTINQETASEAFAKMQTLGAAQLSTYEKFAATAYETAPRIGDFAIMLNLPAGIVTLLITALVYVGIRESRTASNIMVVLKIGVVLLVILAGAFYVKPENWSPFAPNGAKGVLSGVAAVFFAFIGFDSISTTAEECKNPQRDMPKAMIYCLIICTVLYVLITLVLTGMVNYTELKVSDPLAFVFQENGLDFMAGVISVSSVIAITSALLVYQLGQPRIWMTMSRDGLLWKRFSKIHPKYQTPSFATIVTGFVVGIPALFFKMDFFVDLTSVGTFFAFILVCGGVLYLDHKGISAHSKFRVPYLNGKYLVGILLVIAIAGLAMYGQEVVAEWSGLSAAEIVEHKLLTIIFWITWIVMAGMSFKYNFSILPVAGILTNLYLMTELGSSNWLIFVIWLAIGLVIYFSYGYRKSKLAVQQ is encoded by the coding sequence ATGAAACAAAATTCTTCCCTATTTCGTAAAAAAACAGTTGAGCAAATACTGAAAGACGCGCATTCAGGCGAGCATGGAGGACTGGCCAAGATACTGGGCGTGCGAGACCTGGTCTCTCTCGGAATTGCCGCAATTGTGGGGGCAGGAATATTCAGTACAATCGGACTGGCGAGTTACAATGGCGGCCCGGCGGTGTCATTGCTCTTTATTTTTACGGCGATAGCCTGCGTGTTCACAGCATTGTCGTACGCACAGTTTGCAAGCACGGTACCAGTATCCGGTAGTGCCTACACGTATGCATATGTTGCTTTCGGGGAGCTTTTTGCATGGATCATCGGCTGGGCACTGATCCTTGAATACGCCGTTTCCAATATGGTGGTGGCAATATCCTGGTCGGAGTATTTTGTGAGTATGCTCAAAGGATTCGGAATTACATTACCCGGCTGGCTGACGATCAATCAGGAAACTGCATCGGAGGCATTTGCCAAAATGCAGACTCTGGGTGCAGCGCAGCTTTCCACTTACGAAAAGTTTGCAGCTACTGCCTACGAAACCGCCCCGCGGATCGGCGATTTTGCGATTATGCTCAACCTGCCAGCCGGCATTGTGACCTTGTTGATCACCGCACTGGTATATGTCGGTATCCGCGAGTCGAGGACCGCAAGTAATATCATGGTGGTTTTGAAGATCGGCGTGGTATTACTCGTAATTCTGGCGGGCGCTTTTTACGTAAAACCGGAAAACTGGTCGCCTTTCGCACCCAACGGAGCGAAGGGTGTTCTGAGCGGGGTAGCGGCAGTGTTTTTTGCTTTTATAGGTTTCGATTCAATTTCTACAACAGCGGAAGAATGTAAAAACCCGCAGCGGGATATGCCCAAAGCGATGATCTACTGTCTGATTATCTGTACCGTTTTATATGTATTGATCACGCTGGTACTCACCGGCATGGTTAATTACACCGAGCTGAAAGTGAGCGATCCGCTCGCATTCGTTTTTCAGGAAAACGGCCTGGATTTTATGGCGGGAGTTATTTCGGTAAGTTCGGTGATCGCGATCACAAGCGCATTGCTGGTGTATCAGCTGGGGCAGCCGCGCATCTGGATGACCATGAGCCGCGACGGATTGTTATGGAAACGTTTCTCTAAAATCCACCCGAAGTATCAGACGCCGTCCTTTGCTACTATCGTCACGGGTTTTGTCGTAGGTATTCCCGCATTGTTTTTCAAAATGGATTTCTTCGTCGATCTGACGAGCGTAGGTACTTTCTTCGCTTTCATTCTCGTTTGCGGGGGAGTGCTTTATCTCGATCACAAAGGCATTTCGGCCCATTCCAAATTTCGCGTTCCTTATCTCAACGGGAAATACCTGGTTGGGATATTGCTTGTAATTGCCATAGCAGGCCTTGCGATGTACGGTCAGGAAGTTGTTGCGGAATGGTCAGGATTGTCGGCAGCGGAAATTGTTGAACATAAGCTGCTTACAATTATTTTCTGGATCACCTGGATTGTGATGGCGGGAATGAGCTTCAAATACAATTTTTCAATTCTCCCCGTTGCAGGTATATTAACCAATCTGTATCTGATGACCGAATTAGGCTCGTCCAACTGGCTGATCTTTGTGATCTGGCTGGCGATCGGGCTGGTGATTTATTTCAGTTACGGATACCGTAAAAGTAAGCTGGCAGTGCAGCAGTAA
- a CDS encoding phosphatidylinositol-specific phospholipase C/glycerophosphodiester phosphodiesterase family protein has translation MRLIFTSILLLLFAPLAFSQNSKAYTTAQAHSHNDYIRKNPFYDAYEQQFGSMEADLYLVDDSLFVAHELKEIKPKRTFSTLYLNPIVEQTRKNNGSIYPQGNVPLQLLIDLKTSGPETLAALVKLLEPHQKGFAPSGSVKIVISGNVPEPARFGDYPAYIFFDGRPEHTYTPEQLKRIGLVSQSFQKYSKWNGEGPLPEKEKKNLQKVIGQVHDLGKKVRIWATPDNINSWRTLMSMGVDYLNTDKVREMGDYLRTAPR, from the coding sequence ATGAGATTGATATTTACTTCCATACTTCTGTTACTTTTCGCACCGCTCGCTTTTTCGCAAAATAGCAAGGCTTACACAACTGCTCAGGCGCATTCGCATAATGACTATATAAGAAAAAACCCTTTTTACGACGCCTATGAGCAGCAATTTGGCTCCATGGAAGCCGATCTTTATCTGGTCGACGACAGCCTGTTTGTAGCACACGAGTTGAAGGAAATTAAACCGAAAAGAACATTTTCTACCCTTTACCTCAATCCCATTGTTGAACAGACCCGAAAAAATAACGGTAGCATTTACCCTCAGGGGAACGTACCACTTCAATTACTGATCGATCTGAAAACTTCGGGACCCGAAACGCTGGCCGCGCTAGTAAAACTATTAGAACCACATCAAAAGGGATTCGCCCCGTCCGGTTCGGTGAAAATTGTGATCAGCGGAAACGTGCCGGAACCTGCCCGGTTTGGAGATTATCCTGCCTACATCTTTTTCGACGGCCGCCCTGAGCATACCTATACGCCGGAGCAACTGAAACGGATCGGATTAGTGAGTCAGTCTTTCCAGAAATATTCGAAATGGAACGGCGAGGGCCCCCTGCCAGAAAAAGAAAAGAAGAATTTGCAAAAAGTGATCGGCCAGGTCCATGACCTAGGGAAAAAAGTAAGGATATGGGCCACGCCCGACAACATTAATTCCTGGCGCACACTCATGTCGATGGGCGTCGATTACCTGAATACCGACAAAGTGAGAGAAATGGGCGACTATCTGCGAACGGCGCCCCGATAA
- the eat gene encoding ethanolamine permease, with product MSSEQSASLKKVLKPIHLWAIAVGLVISGEYFGWNYGWGVSGTVGFLIATLVVTVMYVTFIFSFTELTTSIPQAGGPFSYAHRAFGWWGGLIAGYATLIEFLVTPTAIAFALGSYAHFLYPSLEVLQVAFACYAIFIVINLLGIKESALFSLVVTLLAVGELLVYIGIIAPSFSYDTFVTDPMPFGWPGVFAALPFAIWFYLAIEGVAMVAEEVEDPKRTISRGYIYGILTLVILALAVMIVTGGIAPWQSLSEIDYPLPAALGIVLGRDSSLTQLFASLGLFGLIASFHGTIIGYSRQIFALARSGFLPSFLGNVNSHFQTPHWSLVAGGAAGCVALLLGTTDQVIILAALGAVVMYMISMAALFKLRKKEPGLERPFTVPAYPFFPAIALILSGVCLFAIVYYNVILSLWFFAGLAIVTLLFVLTGRHKTH from the coding sequence ATGTCGTCCGAACAAAGCGCCTCCCTCAAAAAAGTTTTAAAACCCATCCACCTCTGGGCAATCGCCGTCGGACTTGTTATTTCCGGTGAATATTTCGGCTGGAACTATGGCTGGGGTGTGTCGGGCACAGTCGGATTTCTGATCGCCACACTGGTGGTGACGGTCATGTATGTAACCTTTATTTTTAGCTTTACTGAACTGACTACATCCATTCCGCAGGCTGGCGGGCCTTTTTCTTACGCGCACCGGGCATTTGGCTGGTGGGGCGGACTGATCGCGGGATATGCAACACTGATCGAATTTCTGGTCACACCCACTGCTATCGCATTTGCATTGGGCAGCTATGCCCACTTTTTATATCCTTCGCTTGAAGTACTTCAGGTAGCATTCGCCTGCTATGCAATTTTCATCGTGATCAATTTGCTGGGTATCAAGGAATCCGCACTTTTTTCGCTGGTTGTCACCCTCCTCGCTGTGGGAGAATTATTGGTTTACATCGGCATCATAGCACCCAGTTTTTCCTATGATACATTCGTAACCGACCCGATGCCATTTGGCTGGCCGGGCGTATTTGCGGCACTGCCTTTCGCAATCTGGTTCTACCTGGCAATCGAAGGCGTTGCGATGGTTGCCGAAGAAGTGGAAGATCCCAAACGCACCATTTCCAGGGGTTATATATATGGAATCCTCACGCTGGTTATACTGGCACTTGCAGTGATGATCGTAACCGGCGGAATCGCGCCCTGGCAGTCATTGAGCGAAATCGACTATCCCTTGCCCGCCGCACTGGGGATTGTGCTGGGCAGGGACAGCAGTCTCACGCAGCTTTTTGCCAGCCTGGGCCTGTTCGGGCTGATCGCGTCTTTCCACGGAACGATCATCGGTTACTCGCGTCAGATTTTTGCTTTGGCAAGAAGCGGTTTTTTGCCGTCCTTTCTGGGTAATGTGAATAGTCATTTTCAAACACCGCACTGGTCGCTGGTCGCGGGGGGAGCAGCCGGCTGCGTGGCGCTGCTGCTCGGAACCACCGATCAGGTTATCATACTTGCGGCTCTTGGTGCGGTGGTGATGTATATGATCAGTATGGCTGCACTTTTTAAACTAAGAAAAAAAGAGCCTGGTCTCGAAAGACCTTTTACCGTGCCTGCGTATCCCTTTTTCCCTGCAATCGCGCTGATACTTTCCGGCGTTTGTCTGTTCGCTATCGTGTATTACAATGTTATACTCAGCCTGTGGTTTTTCGCCGGGCTTGCTATTGTGACACTGCTATTTGTGTTAACCGGCCGCCATAAAACTCATTAG
- a CDS encoding LytR/AlgR family response regulator transcription factor, with amino-acid sequence MNILIVEDDFIIARHLQFLLNGFGYEANDIATDYPTAIELLNDKIFHLAILDINLNGYQTGIDLADYIRERLGIPFLFLSSHDDIAVVNAALQSAPHAFLQKPFQKITVYTAVKLALKNYRLAALAGESTSKEKEDTTVIKDSLFIKEKQMFTKIQLSDVLYIRSDDNYLELHTKNKKYTIRETLKNMLQQLPANLFFRVHKSFIINLDAITAIDYVHVMINDIEIPITNDNRNELLSKVKTFS; translated from the coding sequence ATGAACATTTTAATAGTTGAAGATGATTTCATCATTGCCAGACACCTTCAATTTCTTTTGAACGGATTCGGTTATGAAGCAAATGATATTGCCACAGATTATCCTACTGCAATTGAGTTATTGAACGACAAGATATTTCATCTTGCCATACTCGATATCAATTTGAATGGCTATCAGACCGGCATTGACCTGGCAGACTATATACGTGAGAGACTGGGCATTCCATTCCTATTTTTATCCAGCCACGATGACATCGCGGTCGTAAATGCAGCCTTGCAATCCGCGCCGCATGCATTTCTGCAAAAGCCTTTTCAGAAGATAACGGTTTACACCGCCGTAAAACTGGCACTTAAAAACTATCGTCTGGCAGCCCTGGCTGGCGAATCGACCAGTAAAGAGAAGGAAGATACCACGGTAATTAAAGATTCGCTGTTCATCAAGGAAAAACAGATGTTTACTAAAATCCAGCTTTCCGACGTCCTGTATATCCGCAGCGACGACAATTACCTGGAACTGCACACCAAAAACAAAAAGTACACGATCAGGGAAACGCTGAAAAACATGCTGCAACAGCTGCCGGCAAACCTGTTTTTCAGGGTTCACAAATCCTTTATTATCAATCTGGATGCAATTACTGCAATCGACTACGTGCACGTAATGATCAACGACATTGAAATCCCGATCACAAACGACAACAGGAATGAGCTTTTGAGCAAGGTGAAAACCTTTTCCTAG
- a CDS encoding DinB family protein, protein MLIQSVRHTLGEVDSFLSQLTQEQYNSPCRELSGSSIGQHTRHIIELFQCLVIQYEQGEINYDSRQRNTTIETLPDYARSCIQKIRETIDKPDKLLALLQKVAGRELTIATNYYRELLYNLEHCIHHQALIRVAILDMDNIEVAESFGLAPSTIEYRQCAQ, encoded by the coding sequence ATGCTCATTCAATCAGTCAGGCATACTTTAGGCGAAGTAGATTCATTTTTAAGTCAGCTTACACAAGAACAGTACAATAGTCCCTGCCGCGAACTCAGCGGGTCGAGTATTGGACAGCATACCAGGCATATTATCGAATTATTTCAGTGCCTGGTTATCCAGTACGAGCAGGGCGAAATCAACTACGACAGCCGCCAGCGGAACACTACAATCGAAACGTTGCCCGATTATGCGAGAAGTTGCATTCAAAAGATCAGGGAAACGATCGACAAGCCGGATAAGTTGCTGGCCCTTTTGCAAAAGGTAGCAGGCCGTGAGCTGACTATCGCCACCAATTATTACAGGGAGTTGCTTTATAATCTCGAACATTGCATCCACCATCAGGCGCTGATCAGGGTCGCTATCCTGGACATGGACAATATTGAGGTTGCCGAAAGTTTCGGGCTCGCCCCTTCCACTATCGAATACAGACAATGTGCACAGTAA
- a CDS encoding NRDE family protein → MCTVTYVAKGDKIILTSNRDEHRDRPASLAPAPYLIGNKKITFPKDPKAGGTWFATDDFGNVAVLLNGAAVAHSPSAFHRKSRGLVLLDIISDLSPVTAWQYADLQDIEPFTIVLVQQKALFQLRWDGQRKETVPLPAAGDYIWSSSTLYTPAVQMERARWFENFLEENPAANVEELKHFHSQTANDDTENGLVIRRSNGMRTFSITQAVIENNKSELYHCDLSKEQKLSNSFISV, encoded by the coding sequence ATGTGCACAGTAACATATGTCGCGAAGGGAGATAAGATCATCCTTACTTCAAACCGCGACGAACACCGGGACCGTCCGGCCTCATTGGCGCCCGCGCCTTATCTGATCGGAAATAAAAAGATCACTTTTCCCAAAGATCCCAAAGCAGGCGGTACCTGGTTTGCTACCGATGATTTCGGAAATGTGGCTGTTTTACTGAACGGAGCGGCAGTCGCTCATTCACCTTCGGCATTTCACCGGAAAAGCCGCGGGTTGGTACTGCTGGATATTATCTCAGACCTTTCGCCTGTTACCGCCTGGCAATATGCTGATTTACAAGATATTGAGCCATTTACCATTGTCCTTGTCCAGCAAAAGGCCCTTTTTCAGCTAAGGTGGGACGGACAGAGAAAAGAAACCGTCCCGTTACCCGCAGCCGGAGATTATATCTGGTCTTCCAGTACATTGTATACGCCTGCCGTTCAAATGGAAAGGGCCAGGTGGTTTGAAAATTTCCTGGAAGAAAATCCAGCTGCGAATGTGGAAGAGTTAAAACATTTTCATTCCCAGACCGCGAATGACGATACGGAAAACGGACTGGTTATTCGCAGGAGCAATGGAATGCGAACATTCAGTATAACCCAGGCCGTGATCGAAAATAACAAGAGTGAACTGTACCACTGCGACCTGTCGAAAGAACAGAAATTATCAAATTCTTTCATTTCCGTTTAA
- a CDS encoding ATP-grasp domain-containing protein has protein sequence MKKYALLFHKLTHWEYWPFGIVYIPMYFVWFYYSLRARSFFFFNASNPSIRNGGFLMESKKEIYDLLPAEFYPKTVLARPGEALTAIRAKYTNLKMSFPLIAKPDIGMRGMAVQKLENEEDLAAYINKVDFDFLIQEYVDLPNEIGIFYVRFPNKEKGKITGIVAKEFLIVVGDGRSNIQALVEKNPRYHLQMNALQKMYGSRLMDIPAPGERINLVPYGNHARGSRFVNATSWANVKLTAVLNRICLQVPHFHYGRLDIKYNTIEELENGQNLSIIELNGAGSEPTHIYDPGQSIFTAWKEIVRHFSMLFKISKINHQNGHRFMTFFEGLDMLRQNKLHVKKLERF, from the coding sequence TTGAAAAAATACGCGCTTCTGTTCCATAAGCTGACGCACTGGGAGTACTGGCCTTTCGGGATCGTTTATATTCCAATGTACTTTGTGTGGTTTTACTACTCGTTGCGTGCCCGGTCGTTTTTTTTCTTTAACGCTTCCAATCCATCCATACGGAACGGGGGATTTTTAATGGAGTCAAAAAAGGAAATTTATGACCTTTTGCCAGCAGAATTTTATCCAAAAACCGTCCTGGCCAGACCTGGCGAAGCATTAACTGCCATCCGTGCAAAGTATACTAATTTGAAAATGAGCTTTCCGCTGATCGCCAAGCCAGATATTGGAATGCGGGGCATGGCCGTGCAAAAACTGGAAAACGAGGAAGATCTGGCCGCATATATCAATAAAGTTGACTTTGATTTTCTGATACAGGAGTATGTGGATCTGCCTAATGAAATCGGGATTTTTTATGTCCGGTTTCCGAACAAGGAAAAAGGTAAAATTACAGGGATCGTCGCCAAAGAATTCCTGATTGTCGTGGGTGACGGCAGGTCCAACATACAGGCATTAGTCGAAAAAAACCCACGCTACCATTTGCAAATGAATGCGTTACAAAAGATGTACGGTTCCCGGCTCATGGATATCCCTGCTCCTGGCGAACGTATTAACCTGGTACCGTACGGAAACCATGCGCGTGGCTCGCGTTTCGTCAATGCTACTTCCTGGGCCAATGTGAAACTGACGGCGGTATTAAACCGGATTTGCCTGCAAGTACCTCACTTTCACTATGGTCGCCTGGATATTAAGTATAATACGATCGAAGAGCTGGAAAACGGACAGAATCTTTCGATTATAGAGCTGAACGGGGCCGGAAGCGAGCCTACCCACATTTATGATCCGGGCCAGTCGATATTTACTGCCTGGAAGGAAATTGTCAGGCATTTTTCAATGCTTTTCAAAATCAGTAAAATAAACCACCAGAACGGACATCGTTTTATGACTTTTTTCGAAGGACTGGATATGCTCAGACAAAATAAACTTCATGTCAAAAAGCTGGAAAGATTCTAG